One Ricinus communis isolate WT05 ecotype wild-type chromosome 2, ASM1957865v1, whole genome shotgun sequence DNA segment encodes these proteins:
- the LOC125369248 gene encoding probable LRR receptor-like serine/threonine-protein kinase At3g47570 — MRLSYAELAKATDGFSPLNVIGSGHYSSVYKGILDQTGVEIAVKVVNLQQRGASSSFMSECKALRTVRHRNLMKLLSACSSIDFQGNDFKALVYEFMPNGSLEKWLHIENAWEDEQQIKESRNLKLIQRLNIAIDIASAIEYLHSGCPSTIIHGDLKPSNVLLDDEMTAHVGDFGLAKIISTMSGGAQLHQSGSAAIKGTIGYVAPGTI, encoded by the coding sequence ATGAGACTATCTTATGCAGAACTTGCCAAAGCGACTGATGGATTCTCTCCACTCAATGTAATTGGCTCTGGTCACTACAGTTCTGTATACAAAGgaattcttgatcaaacagGAGTAGAAATAgctgtaaaagtggtaaacTTGCAACAGAGAGGAGCATCAAGTAGTTTCATGTCAGAATGCAAAGCTCTTAGAACCGTTAGGCATCGGAATCTGATGAAGCTACTGAGTGCATGTTCTAGCATCGACTTTCAAGGGAATGATTTCAAAGCTCTGGTGTACGAATTCATGCCTAATGGTAGCCTGGAGAAATGGTTGCATATTGAAAATGCATGGGAAGATGAGCAACAAATCAAAGAATCAAGAAATCTGAAACTAATACAGAGGTTGAACATTGCTATTGATATTGCTTCTGCAATCGAGTATCTTCACAGTGGCTGCCCATCAACAATCATACATGGTGATCTAAAGCCAAGTAATGTTCTTCTTGATGATGAGATGACTGCCCATGTCGGAGATTTCGGCTTGGCAAAGATTATTTCTACAATGTCTGGTGGGGCTCAATTGCACCAAAGTGGTTCTGCAGCAATAAAAGGAACTATCGGCTATGTTGCTCCAGGTACAATCTAA